The DNA window GAGAAGGGCATCTTCGCCGAGAAGCTCGGCAGCGGCGTCAAGCTGGAGACGAAGACCTTCAACGCCGGTCCGGCGGCCATCGAGGCGGTCTTCTCCGGCGCGCTCGACGCCACGTACATCGGTCCGAACCCGACGGTGAACGCCTACTCGAAGTCCAAGGGCGAGGCGGTCCGGGTCGTCGCCGGCGCCGCGTCCGGCGGCGTCGCGCTGGTGGTCAAGCCCGACATCACCTCGGTCGAGCAGCTGCGCGGCAAGAAGATCGCCACCCCGCAGCTCGGCAACACCCAGGACGTCGCCCTGCGCTACTGGCTCAAGGAGAAGGGCCTGACCACCACCAAGGAGGGCGGCGGCGACGTCAAGGTGGTCCCGCAGGAGAACGCCCAGAGCGTGGAGACGTTCAACAGCGGCGCGATCGACGGCGCGTGGGTGCCCGAGCCGTTCGTCTCCCGGCTGGTCAACGCCGGCGGCAAGGTGCTGGTCGACGAGCGGGACCTCTGGCCGGACAAGAAGTTCGTCATCACCAACCTGATCGTCTCCACCAAGTTCCTCAAGGCCCACCCCGACGTGGTCAAGAAGCTGGTCGAGGGGCAGGTCGCGGCGAACGAGTTCGTCAACACCAAGCCGGACGAGGCCCAGCAGGCCATCTCCGACCACATCGGCAAGATCACCGGCAAGCCGCTGGACGTGAAGCTGATCAAGCAGGCGTGGCCGACGCTGGAGTTCACCAACGACCCGATCGCCTCGTCGCTGAAGACCGGCCTGGACCACGCGGTCGCCGTCGGCCTGACCCAGCCGGTCAGCCTCGACGGGCTCTACGACCTGACGTACCTCAACGAGGTGCTCAAGGCCCAGGGCAAGGCCGAGGTCGCGCAACCATGACGTCGACCACGACGGCGCCGCGCGGCGCGACCGGCTCGGTCGCGCTGCGCGGCGTGACCAAGGTGTACGGGCAGGGCGGCAACGCCGTCCTCGCCCTGGACCGGGTCTCCCTCGACGTCGAGCCGGGCGAGTTCGTCTGCCTCGTCGGCGCGTCCGGCTGCGGCAAGAGCACCCTGCTCAACCTGGTCGCCGGCCTGGACCGGCCGAGCGGCGGGCAGATCGAGCTGGGCGAGGGGGTGGACCCGGGGCTGATGTTCCAGGAGGCCGCGCTGTTCCCGTGGCTGACCGTCGAGGGCAACGTCGACGTGCCGCTGAAGCTGCGCCGGCTGCCCCGCGCCGCGCGCCGCGAGCGGGTCGCCGAACTGCTGCGTACGGTGCACCTGTCCGACTTCGGCCGCAAGCGACCGCACCAGCTCTCCGGCGGCATGCGGCAGCGGGTCGCGCTGGCCCGCACCCTCGCCCTGGACACCCCGGTCCTGCTGATGGACGAGCCGTTCGGCGCGCTCGACGCGATGACCCGGGACATCCTGCACGACGAGTTGGAGCGGATCTGGTCCGAGCGGCAGCTCACCGTGCTCTTCGTGACCCACAACGTCCGCGAGGCCGCCCGGCTCGCCGACCGGATCGTCCTGCTCTCCAGCCGCCCCGGCCGGATCATCTACTCCACCCGGGTCGACGTGCCCCGGCCGCGACGCATCGACTCCCCGGAGATCGCCGCCATCGCCGCCGAGGTCACCGACCGGCTGCGTACGGAGGTGGGCCGCCATGGCCAGTGACACCCTCACCGGCGCCCCGCGCGCCGACGCCGAGATCTCCGGGCTCGACGCGCTGGAGATCGCCGGCCGCCAGAAGACGACCTCCCGGACCGCCACGATCTGGGCGGTGACCTGGCCCAAGCTGGCGGCGCTCGCCATCGCCGTCGCGGCCTGGCAGGCGGTGGTCTGGGCCGAGATCTGGCCGCCGTACTCGCTGCCCGGGCCGGTCGCCGTCGGGCAGGAGCTGCTCCGCCAGGCCGGTACGCCGCAGCTCTGGGAGGGCATGGCCACCACCCTGCGCCGCGCCGCGGTCGGGTACGTCTTCTCGGTCGGCGTCGGCCTGCTCGTCGGGCTCGCCGTCGCCCGGTCCCGGGTGCTGCGGGCGGCCATCGGCTCGATGATCACCGCGTTGCAGACCATGCCCTCGATCGCCTGGTTCCCGCTGGCCATCCTGCTGTTCGAGCTGAGCGAGAAGGCCATCTTCTTCGTCGTGGTGCTCGGCGCGGCCCCGTCCATCGCCAACGGGGTGATCAGCGGCGTCGACTACGTACCGCCGCTGCTGCTGCGCGCCGGACGCAACCTCGGCGCCCGTGGCCTGGGCCTCTACCGGTACGTCATCGCCCCGGCGGCGCTGCCCGCCATCGTGGCCGGGCTCAAGCAGGGCTGGGCCTTCTCCTGGCGCAGCCTGATGGCCGGCGAGCTGATCGTGGTCGGCATCTCCAGCACCTCGCTGGGCGCGCAGCTGACGTACTCGCGGGAGCTGTCGGACGCGCCCTGGCTGCTCTCCACAATGATCGTGATCCTCACGGTGGGCCTGCTCGTCGACGCCGCCTTCGGGGCGGCCGACCAGGCGATCCGGCGCCGCTGGGGCGTGCTGGACCAGGCCGGGCAGTGACGCCGTGTACGTCTCCGCGCGCAGCGACTACGCGCTCCGGGCCATGCTCGCCGTCGCCGCCGCCTCGGCCGGGGACGGCGGGCCCGTCCGTGCGGTGGGCGACGGCGGCCGGCGGGCCGGCGACGGACCGCCGGCCCGGGAGGCGGGCGGCGAGCTGGTGAAGGCGGCGGCCCTGGCGGAGAGCCAGGACATCCCGCTGACCTTCCTCCAGGGCATCCTGCTCGACCTGCGCCGGGCCGGGCTGCTGCACAGCCACCGGGGCAACGAGGGCGGCTACGCCCTGGCCCGCCCGGCCGACCAGATCAGCGTCGGCGACGTGCTCCGCTCGGTCAGCGGGACGCTCACATCGGTACGCGGCCAGCCGCCGGAGTCCGCCGGCTACCACGGGGCGGCGGCCGGCCTGCGCGACGTCTGGCTGGCCGTGGACGGGGCGATCGCCCTGGTGGTCGACCGCACCACGCTGGCCGACCTGCTGGCCGGGCACTCGGTCGCCCGGCCGGTGGGGCGACCCGCCCGGCACTGACCGGCCGCCCCACCGGCCGGTGCCGGCGGTCGGCTCAGCCCGCGGTCAACTCGGTCACGGCGGCCTGCCCCTCGTCGGGACCGTGCAGCTCGACCAGGCTGGCCGGGGCGGCACGCCCCGGCCAGGGGTGCCAGGGCGCCAACGCCGCCACCAGAGCGAGCAACAGGCCGATGCCGGCGACCGCCACCACCATCAGCAGCTCACGCACCGCCCCCGACTCGGCCTCGCCCACCATGGCCACCCCTCCCGCGCGGCCGGCCCCCGCCGGCCGATGCTCCCCCACGGCGAGCATCGATCACGACCACGACCCGAACCAGTCGTCGATCGGACCCTATTCGCGCCTGATTTCCGACTCGACCGGACGGAGCGGGCAGGGCCTTACGCCGCCGGGCTGCCGAAACCGGGCGCTGCGCGGACGGCGCGGACCGCGCGGCCGGGAGGACCGGTGGCCGCCACCCGAACCGAGGGGGACACGCAAAGCCGGCCCGCCGCGTTGCGGGCGGGCCGGCCGGTCGCCGCGCCCGAACGGGCGCGGCGGGTGTCACAGCGGACGGGTGTCCGGAGGTTCAGAGCGGGCGGATGTTCTCCGCCTGCGGGCCCTTCTGCCCCTGGGTCACGTCGAACTCGACCCGCTGGTTCTCGTCCAGGCTCCGGTAGCCGGAGGACTGGATCGCCGAGAAGTGGGCGAAGACGTCGGCGCCGCCGCCGTCCGGGGTGATGAAGCCGAAGCCCTTGTCAGCGTTGAACCACTTGACGGTGCCAATTGCCATGTGTGTCTCGTCTCCTTGACGGAACGTTCGGACCCACACCTGTTGCGGGCCGAAGAGGAGCGTGCCGCGCGCGGCACGCCTGTCGCTGTTGGTCGCCCCGCCCGGAGAAACTCCGGACACAACAAAGGGCGCCTGGGGCCATAATCCACCAGGCGCACACGAAGTCACTGGGAACCACAACTGCAACCCGCACAGCCTATCACGGCTCCTGCCGGATCGGCAGCCTCGCCGGGGCCTCCGGGACCCCGGTGATCAATCTGGTCAGCCCGTCCACGTCGAGCAGGTCCGCCGGCCGGACGGTCACCCCGTCCCGTACGTAGTGGAACGCCGCCCCGACCCGGTCCACCGGTACCCCGGCCAGCTCGGCCCACGCCAGCCGGTAGACGGCGAGCTGCACGGCCGCCGCCTCGGCCCGCTCCCCGGCCGGCTGCCGCCCGGTCTTCCAGTCGACCACGTCGAACCGCCCCCCGGGCCGGGCGAAGACGGCGTCCATGCGGCCGCGCACGACGACCCCGGCGAGCACCGTGGCGAACGGCACCTCCACCTCCACCGGCACCCGGTCGGCCCACTCGCTGGCCAGGAAACGCGCCTGGAGCTCGGCCAGCTCCTCGTCCGGTGCGGCGTCGGCGTCGGCCGCCCCGGGCAACTCGTCCACGTCGAGCAGCCGGTCCGCGCCGAAGCGCTGCTCCAGCCAGGTGTGGAACGCCGTGCCCCGCCGGGCGTACGGGCTGGGCTCCGTCGGCATCGGGCGGCGCAGCGCGCCGGCCAGCTCCTCCGGGTCGCGGCGCAGCGCCACCAGCTGGGTCACCGACAGCTGGCCGGGCAGCGCCACCTCGACCGCGCCCGCCCCGGCGGCCAGCTCTGCCCGCTCGGCGAGCAGCAGGTCGGCCTCCCGCCGCCACCGCGCCACCTCCGGGTCCGCCGCCGCGGGGTCGGCCACCTCCGGCCCCGCCGCCTCCGGGTCCGCCGCCGCGGGATCCGCCGTGTCGGCGCCGGCCTCGCCGGGTAGGGGCGCGCGGGCGGCGTCCGGGCCCTCGGCGAGGAACCGGCGGACCAGCGCGGCCGCCTCGGCCAGCGCCGGGCGGCGCGCGCCCAGCGGGTCGGCCGGCCACTCCGCGCGCAGCACCACCTCGGTGGTCGGGTTCGTCGCGTCCCCGGCCGGCTCCGGCGCCCAGTGGTCGACCAGGTGCCCGTCGCCGTCGTCGAGGCAGGCGTCGTGCACCTCGCGCAGGAACACCGACGGGCCGCGCGGGCGCTTCGTCCCCTCGCCCCACCAGTGGCCGGAGCAGAGCAGCAGCCGCCGGGGCCGGGTCACCGCGACGTACGCCAGCCGGCGCTCCTCCCGCTCGTCGTGCGCCCGCCACGCGTCGGTGAAGTCGGCCAGCGCCCGGGCCACCCCGCGCTGGTCGACGGCCTCGGCCAGGCCCAGCTCGGGCAGGCCGTCGGCGTCGCCGCGCAGCGGGAACGGCAGCACCCCCAACCCGCCGAGCCAGTGGTCGGAGTTGCGCACCGGGCCCGGCCACACCCCCCGGCTCAGGCCGGCGACCGCGACCACGTCCCATTCGAGGCCCTTGGCGGCGTGCGCCGTGAGGATCTGGACCGCGCCCTCCACCACCTCCACCTCGCCGGGGGCGAGGCCACGCTCCTCGTCCTCGGCGGCGGCGAGGTAGGCCAGGAAGCCCGACAGGGTGGCGCCCGGGGACTCGCCCGTGAACCGGGCCGCCACGTCCCCGAGGGCGTCCAGGTGACCCCGGGCCAGTCCGGCGTCGCCGGTGCCGTCCCGGCCCGCCCGCACGGCGACCTCCACGTCCAGGCCGATGGTGCGTTCCACGTCCGCGATCAGTTCCGGCAGCGTCTGGTCCAGCCGGTGGCGCAGCAGCGCCAACTCCTCGGCGTACGCGCGCAGCCGCGCGTACCCCTCGGCCGAGTACGCCTGCGCCGGCCCGAGGTCGGCCAGCGCCTCGACCAGGGTGGCCTCGTCGAGCAGGTCCACGGCGATCTCCGGCCCGCCGCCGGCGGCGAACTGCCGGCGGTTGCCGGCGAGCGCGCGGGCGCGCCGGTGCAGGGCCACCAGGTCGCGCGGCCCGATCCGCCAGCG is part of the Micromonospora olivasterospora genome and encodes:
- a CDS encoding ATP-dependent helicase, with protein sequence MTQPALFGTSTPAPRTADSGPRYTPVELARLLRLPAPTREQAAIIAAPVEPLLVVAGAGSGKTETMAARVVWLVANAYVRPEQVLGLTFTRKAAGELAHRVRTRLDQLVRRLGRRGRDPRDDPFAGEPTVSTYHSYAGRIVTEHGLRAGYEPSTRLLTEASRWQLVDLLVRNYDGDMSGVDRMPSTITDAVLALAGELDEHLVDPDGLAAWTGRFFAEVQARPGRVYADVRKALQLQQTRLKLLPLVRAYTRRKEDFEAMDFADQLARAARVARDHPAVGAIERDRFRVVLLDEYQDTSHAQVVLLNALFGGGHPVTAVGDPCQSIYGWRGASAGTLERFPAEFARAGGAPAEVLSLTTSWRNRPEILGVANALATPLRAAGARVPELRAALSVKDPIPHRTPGGLAAGTVHCALLPTYADEADWIADGVLAAWRGAARMPGALPERIPVPQRPTTAVLVRLRSQIPPIAAALRARGLPVEVVGLGGLLDTPEVRDVVCTLRVLADPTDGAALLRLLTGARWRIGPRDLVALHRRARALAGNRRQFAAGGGPEIAVDLLDEATLVEALADLGPAQAYSAEGYARLRAYAEELALLRHRLDQTLPELIADVERTIGLDVEVAVRAGRDGTGDAGLARGHLDALGDVAARFTGESPGATLSGFLAYLAAAEDEERGLAPGEVEVVEGAVQILTAHAAKGLEWDVVAVAGLSRGVWPGPVRNSDHWLGGLGVLPFPLRGDADGLPELGLAEAVDQRGVARALADFTDAWRAHDEREERRLAYVAVTRPRRLLLCSGHWWGEGTKRPRGPSVFLREVHDACLDDGDGHLVDHWAPEPAGDATNPTTEVVLRAEWPADPLGARRPALAEAAALVRRFLAEGPDAARAPLPGEAGADTADPAAADPEAAGPEVADPAAADPEVARWRREADLLLAERAELAAGAGAVEVALPGQLSVTQLVALRRDPEELAGALRRPMPTEPSPYARRGTAFHTWLEQRFGADRLLDVDELPGAADADAAPDEELAELQARFLASEWADRVPVEVEVPFATVLAGVVVRGRMDAVFARPGGRFDVVDWKTGRQPAGERAEAAAVQLAVYRLAWAELAGVPVDRVGAAFHYVRDGVTVRPADLLDVDGLTRLITGVPEAPARLPIRQEP
- a CDS encoding ABC transporter permease; protein product: MASDTLTGAPRADAEISGLDALEIAGRQKTTSRTATIWAVTWPKLAALAIAVAAWQAVVWAEIWPPYSLPGPVAVGQELLRQAGTPQLWEGMATTLRRAAVGYVFSVGVGLLVGLAVARSRVLRAAIGSMITALQTMPSIAWFPLAILLFELSEKAIFFVVVLGAAPSIANGVISGVDYVPPLLLRAGRNLGARGLGLYRYVIAPAALPAIVAGLKQGWAFSWRSLMAGELIVVGISSTSLGAQLTYSRELSDAPWLLSTMIVILTVGLLVDAAFGAADQAIRRRWGVLDQAGQ
- a CDS encoding cold-shock protein, giving the protein MAIGTVKWFNADKGFGFITPDGGGADVFAHFSAIQSSGYRSLDENQRVEFDVTQGQKGPQAENIRPL
- a CDS encoding ABC transporter substrate-binding protein, with the translated sequence MRRLPFRRLVSLATLAVVGAATLGATAACGGDDAASGGSGPVTLRLGYFPNITHAPAVVGVEKGIFAEKLGSGVKLETKTFNAGPAAIEAVFSGALDATYIGPNPTVNAYSKSKGEAVRVVAGAASGGVALVVKPDITSVEQLRGKKIATPQLGNTQDVALRYWLKEKGLTTTKEGGGDVKVVPQENAQSVETFNSGAIDGAWVPEPFVSRLVNAGGKVLVDERDLWPDKKFVITNLIVSTKFLKAHPDVVKKLVEGQVAANEFVNTKPDEAQQAISDHIGKITGKPLDVKLIKQAWPTLEFTNDPIASSLKTGLDHAVAVGLTQPVSLDGLYDLTYLNEVLKAQGKAEVAQP
- a CDS encoding ABC transporter ATP-binding protein, whose protein sequence is MTSTTTAPRGATGSVALRGVTKVYGQGGNAVLALDRVSLDVEPGEFVCLVGASGCGKSTLLNLVAGLDRPSGGQIELGEGVDPGLMFQEAALFPWLTVEGNVDVPLKLRRLPRAARRERVAELLRTVHLSDFGRKRPHQLSGGMRQRVALARTLALDTPVLLMDEPFGALDAMTRDILHDELERIWSERQLTVLFVTHNVREAARLADRIVLLSSRPGRIIYSTRVDVPRPRRIDSPEIAAIAAEVTDRLRTEVGRHGQ
- a CDS encoding RrF2 family transcriptional regulator, whose protein sequence is MYVSARSDYALRAMLAVAAASAGDGGPVRAVGDGGRRAGDGPPAREAGGELVKAAALAESQDIPLTFLQGILLDLRRAGLLHSHRGNEGGYALARPADQISVGDVLRSVSGTLTSVRGQPPESAGYHGAAAGLRDVWLAVDGAIALVVDRTTLADLLAGHSVARPVGRPARH